The following proteins are encoded in a genomic region of Actinomadura sp. NAK00032:
- a CDS encoding acyl-CoA dehydrogenase family protein, translated as MIEWSEEDLMIRDAVRGWIDAEVRPNLDALESGEMPPYDLLRGLYKTFGMDEMARSSFHARIAKEREGAARESGDEERPGGGGAAMTMIPVIELCKVAPGLVSAMGVGLGLAAGTIMKRGTPEQKERWALPLLTMEKVGAWAITEPNSGSDAFGGMQATARKDGDEYVINGGKTFITNGPYADTIVFYCKLDDGRDPRDREILTFVLDRGMEGLEQSRPLRKMGLHSSPTGELFLNDVRAGADRLLTSGSQGGKESAKQNFVTERAGVAAMALGVIEECLKLSVEYAKTRELWGQRIGDFQLIQLKLAKMEVARLNVQNLVFRHIEMQRAGRPMTLAEASAMKLYAAQAASEVAQEAVQLFGGNGYMSEYRVEQLARDAKSFQIYAGTDEIQVTHIARDLLSR; from the coding sequence ATGATCGAGTGGTCCGAGGAAGACCTGATGATCCGGGACGCCGTGCGCGGCTGGATCGACGCCGAGGTCCGGCCCAACCTGGACGCGCTGGAGTCGGGCGAGATGCCGCCCTACGACCTGCTGAGGGGGCTGTACAAGACGTTCGGCATGGACGAGATGGCGCGCTCGTCCTTCCACGCCCGCATCGCCAAGGAGCGCGAGGGCGCGGCGCGGGAGTCCGGGGACGAGGAGCGCCCGGGCGGCGGCGGCGCCGCGATGACCATGATCCCGGTCATCGAGCTGTGCAAGGTCGCGCCCGGCCTGGTGTCGGCGATGGGCGTCGGGCTCGGCCTCGCCGCCGGGACGATCATGAAGCGCGGCACCCCCGAGCAGAAGGAGCGCTGGGCGCTGCCGCTGCTCACCATGGAGAAGGTCGGCGCCTGGGCCATCACCGAGCCCAACTCCGGCTCGGACGCCTTCGGCGGCATGCAGGCCACCGCCAGGAAGGACGGCGACGAGTACGTCATCAACGGCGGTAAGACGTTCATCACCAACGGCCCCTACGCCGACACGATCGTCTTCTACTGCAAACTCGACGACGGGCGGGACCCCCGCGACCGGGAGATCCTGACGTTCGTCCTCGACCGGGGCATGGAGGGCCTGGAGCAGAGCAGGCCGCTGCGCAAGATGGGCCTGCACTCCTCCCCCACCGGCGAGCTGTTCCTCAACGACGTCCGCGCCGGCGCCGACCGCCTGCTGACCTCCGGCTCGCAGGGCGGCAAGGAGTCGGCCAAGCAGAACTTCGTCACCGAGCGCGCCGGCGTCGCCGCGATGGCCCTCGGCGTCATCGAGGAGTGCCTGAAGCTGTCGGTCGAGTACGCCAAGACCCGCGAGCTGTGGGGCCAGCGCATCGGCGACTTCCAGCTCATCCAGCTGAAGCTGGCCAAGATGGAGGTCGCGCGGCTCAACGTCCAGAACCTGGTGTTCCGGCACATCGAGATGCAGCGGGCCGGGCGGCCGATGACGCTCGCCGAGGCGTCCGCGATGAAGCTGTACGCGGCGCAGGCCGCCAGCGAGGTCGCGCAGGAGGCGGTGCAGCTGTTCGGCGGCAACGGCTACATGAGCGAGTACCGCGTCGAGCAGCTCGCCCGCGACGCCAAGTCGTTCCAGATCTACGCGGGCACCGACGAGATCCAGGTGACGCACATCGCCCGCGACCTGCTGTCGCGCTGA
- a CDS encoding FHA domain-containing protein produces the protein MRASDTQRDRALRVLSDRVAEGRMSDETFERRVDQVLRARSQAELADIVHDLPPQNRVLDRLTGLVSSVSQVTARIEAAWRAPRLPRFMLPPAELKRIVVGRAPACQFILTDLTVSRFHAEIYRAGDGWMISDLGSMNGTRVNGWRLTGPVRLRPGDEVGFGNASFVATAP, from the coding sequence GTGAGAGCGTCCGACACGCAGCGGGACCGGGCCCTGCGCGTCCTGAGCGACCGTGTGGCCGAGGGCCGGATGTCGGACGAGACGTTCGAGCGCCGCGTCGACCAGGTGCTGCGGGCGCGCAGCCAGGCCGAGCTGGCCGACATCGTGCACGACCTCCCCCCGCAGAACCGCGTCCTCGACCGGCTGACCGGCCTGGTGTCGTCGGTGTCGCAGGTGACCGCGCGGATCGAGGCGGCCTGGCGGGCGCCGCGGCTGCCGCGCTTCATGCTGCCGCCCGCGGAGCTGAAGCGGATCGTCGTCGGCCGCGCCCCCGCCTGCCAGTTCATCCTCACCGACCTCACCGTCTCCCGGTTCCACGCCGAGATCTACCGGGCCGGGGACGGCTGGATGATCTCCGACCTCGGGTCGATGAACGGCACCCGGGTGAACGGCTGGCGGCTGACCGGCCCGGTCCGGCTGCGGCCCGGCGACGAGGTCGGCTTCGGCAACGCCAGCTTCGTCGCCACCGCGCCCTGA
- a CDS encoding ROK family transcriptional regulator, with protein MPSPSVPGTPSLLRAINDRAALEALLARGPLTRPQISDLTGLSKPTSSQLLARLEAAGLVVRDGIREGLPGRTAELYRINGAAAHVAGVDVTPARIRASVADLAGTVVGEHTLATPARTGVDAVARTAEALDGAAAAAGLARTALARAVIGIQGAVDPATGRLGYAAHIPGWHIPDLVAVLGHGLGVPVAIENDVNLAALAEQARGQAAPRAGGARDFVLLWVADGVGMAVVLNGALHRGATGGAGEIGYMPAVGAPLMRGVRRTHTGGVHSLTGGSAVLKLMREHGFRGRDATTALGRAAADVESGPATGKRTASDAGARAERALTELATRLGATLATVVAVIDPALVVLTGDVLRAGGEPLRARVEQHLHSLTMPRPRVRLSTVEGNPVLAGALQQALTETRDEVFSTTVP; from the coding sequence GTGCCCAGCCCGTCCGTCCCGGGGACCCCCAGCCTGCTGCGGGCCATCAACGACCGCGCCGCGCTGGAGGCGCTGCTCGCCCGGGGACCGCTGACCCGGCCGCAGATCTCCGACCTCACCGGGCTGTCCAAGCCGACCTCCTCGCAGCTGCTCGCCCGGCTGGAGGCGGCCGGCCTCGTCGTCCGGGACGGGATCCGGGAGGGCCTGCCCGGCCGCACCGCCGAGCTGTACCGGATCAACGGCGCCGCCGCGCACGTCGCCGGCGTCGACGTCACCCCGGCGCGGATCCGGGCCAGCGTCGCCGACCTGGCCGGGACCGTCGTCGGCGAGCACACCCTCGCCACCCCCGCGCGCACCGGCGTGGACGCCGTCGCCCGCACCGCCGAGGCGCTCGACGGCGCCGCCGCCGCGGCCGGGCTGGCCCGCACGGCGCTCGCCCGCGCCGTCATCGGCATCCAGGGCGCCGTCGACCCCGCCACCGGGCGGCTCGGCTACGCCGCGCACATCCCCGGCTGGCACATCCCCGACCTGGTCGCCGTCCTCGGCCACGGCCTCGGCGTGCCCGTCGCCATCGAGAACGACGTCAACCTCGCCGCGCTGGCCGAGCAGGCCCGCGGGCAGGCGGCGCCGCGGGCCGGCGGCGCCCGCGACTTCGTGCTGCTGTGGGTCGCCGACGGCGTCGGCATGGCCGTCGTGCTGAACGGCGCGCTGCACCGCGGCGCGACCGGCGGCGCCGGCGAGATCGGCTACATGCCCGCCGTGGGCGCCCCGCTGATGCGCGGCGTCCGCCGCACCCACACCGGCGGCGTGCACAGCCTCACCGGCGGCAGCGCCGTGCTGAAGCTGATGCGCGAGCACGGCTTCCGGGGGCGCGACGCAACCACCGCGCTCGGACGCGCCGCCGCCGACGTCGAGTCCGGCCCCGCCACCGGCAAGCGCACCGCCAGCGACGCGGGCGCGCGCGCGGAACGCGCCCTCACCGAACTGGCGACCCGGCTCGGCGCCACCCTCGCCACCGTCGTGGCCGTCATCGACCCCGCACTCGTCGTCCTCACCGGCGACGTCCTGCGCGCCGGAGGGGAACCGCTCCGCGCGCGCGTCGAACAGCACCTGCACAGCCTGACGATGCCGCGTCCCCGGGTGCGGCTCAGCACCGTCGAGGGCAATCCCGTCCTGGCCGGGGCGCTCCAGCAGGCACTCACGGAGACCCGCGACGAGGTCTTCTCCACCACCGTCCCCTGA